One Prevotella melaninogenica DNA window includes the following coding sequences:
- a CDS encoding RagB/SusD family nutrient uptake outer membrane protein → MKRISYYTKLLVGAVMMLSVVSCNDFINVQPSGQEDEEQQFSSIRGFRNAMYGVYGSMATSDLYGGNLGFGFVDQLGQIFGYDNSSETSYFVGQYDYMRSDVRSIVDAIWTKQYQVIAYVNNIIDQTENAKFEHAELSLMRGECYGLRAFMHFDLVRLFAEDYGQSNASTRGIPYSTSFDLNNKKLLTLHKTYEAILSDLDKAEELLKNDDVVNVETTASSDYLKGRAVFFNKYAVAATKARVYYAMGDVTNAAKYAKQVIDATNNFSLKKYSSLSDVKRFPAAGELIFGLYNNTLSSTISTLFLSQTARGTFTEGRRDLENLYETSAFSATSTDLRYTGYYRQNTTPDGLKTYSFVRFLESDAQVNSNPLQGLTLIRLPEMYYILSECTYDSNKTEAVRLLNEVRKSRGLEDVDSAKVATREAFNKEMLRERMREMPGEGQTFYALKHYNKAFTDFRGITTRQPSNSIFVLPWPETEKEFGGQ, encoded by the coding sequence ATGAAGAGAATATCATATTATACAAAACTATTGGTAGGTGCTGTCATGATGCTATCTGTAGTATCGTGTAACGACTTTATAAATGTTCAACCATCTGGGCAGGAGGATGAGGAACAACAGTTCTCATCTATCCGTGGTTTCCGTAATGCTATGTATGGTGTTTATGGCAGTATGGCAACATCAGACTTATATGGTGGCAACTTAGGCTTTGGTTTCGTAGACCAGTTAGGACAAATCTTTGGTTACGATAACTCATCAGAGACAAGCTACTTCGTAGGACAATACGATTATATGCGAAGTGATGTGCGTTCTATTGTTGATGCTATTTGGACAAAGCAATATCAAGTAATAGCATACGTCAATAATATAATTGATCAAACAGAAAATGCTAAGTTTGAGCATGCGGAGCTGTCTTTGATGCGTGGTGAGTGCTATGGCTTACGTGCCTTTATGCACTTCGACCTCGTTCGTCTTTTTGCTGAAGACTATGGTCAAAGCAATGCGTCAACACGTGGTATACCATACTCAACGTCTTTCGACCTCAATAATAAGAAGCTATTGACTTTGCATAAAACGTATGAGGCGATATTGTCGGATTTGGATAAAGCTGAAGAGCTCTTGAAGAACGATGATGTAGTAAACGTTGAGACAACTGCTTCCAGTGACTATCTGAAAGGACGTGCTGTGTTCTTTAATAAGTATGCTGTGGCTGCTACAAAGGCAAGAGTTTACTATGCTATGGGTGACGTGACGAATGCGGCTAAGTATGCTAAGCAGGTAATCGATGCAACCAATAACTTCTCATTGAAGAAGTATAGTTCATTGAGTGATGTAAAGCGTTTCCCTGCAGCAGGAGAGTTGATTTTCGGTTTGTATAACAATACGCTTTCAAGTACTATTTCTACGCTTTTCTTATCACAGACTGCACGCGGTACATTCACTGAAGGACGTAGAGATCTTGAGAATCTGTATGAGACATCAGCCTTCTCGGCGACAAGTACAGACTTGCGTTACACTGGCTATTACAGACAGAATACTACACCAGATGGTTTGAAGACCTATTCTTTTGTAAGATTCTTAGAGAGTGATGCACAGGTGAATAGCAATCCTTTACAGGGCTTGACACTAATCCGTTTGCCAGAGATGTATTATATCTTAAGTGAATGTACATACGATAGTAATAAGACAGAGGCTGTTAGATTACTCAATGAAGTAAGAAAAAGTCGTGGATTAGAGGATGTTGATAGCGCAAAGGTAGCAACACGCGAGGCTTTCAATAAGGAGATGTTGCGTGAGCGTATGCGTGAGATGCCTGGAGAAGGACAAACGTTCTATGCGTTAAAGCACTATAACAAAGCATTTACTGACTTTAGAGGTATTACCACACGTCAGCCATCTAATTCCATCTTCGTCTTGCCTTGGCCAGAAACGGAGAAAGAGTTCGGAGGACAGTAA
- a CDS encoding PKD-like domain-containing protein: MIKKYLYLLLALPLVALSFQSCIKDESYGPSGNSSKLSLAQDLQEKYTLNRWDTLKISPNVVQTNEQKKVDYEWEVNGKVVSTDASLKYVCKDFGSFPCRLKVSNGDNIQYYEFGLNVQYSYVDGLYILASNSGKTIVSYLPEEGSTKTFDLDVLQKNNPSIDFTGEPKGIDYALARDNKTPLLFVAVGSPSTIYEFDGNLMNMRFTTNSTGDVTYLRKSALTYPKSMLTMVNHVPNRLTLSETTPFNLGNSIKDALGSDISLADAATAWKQQDLRYVQGYVMFDNAEGRLVAQKVQATGKVPVELLKGKFTGETLVGMGPVDNERNIVLLTWNATSSKFKCYYIFPGFYPSTATKVEAAVVKDEAVVPATAGLTTQSVVRVSAEKNLVYYSAGNKLYAYNVLSGGNFPQSALTSFGDAGETIADMLILEGSNKLYVATNAASGQLVGSIYCFDMNENKLLWAKKNITGRIKSITYRQ, encoded by the coding sequence ATGATAAAGAAATATTTATATCTTCTCTTGGCACTCCCATTAGTGGCATTGTCATTTCAATCATGTATAAAAGATGAATCTTATGGTCCTTCTGGGAATTCGTCTAAGTTATCATTGGCACAGGACTTACAGGAGAAATACACCCTTAATAGATGGGATACATTGAAGATTTCGCCTAATGTCGTACAGACAAATGAGCAAAAGAAGGTTGACTATGAGTGGGAAGTAAATGGTAAGGTGGTATCGACCGATGCCTCTCTTAAATATGTTTGTAAGGACTTCGGCTCTTTCCCATGTCGATTAAAGGTAAGCAATGGAGACAATATTCAATATTATGAGTTTGGACTAAATGTACAATACTCTTATGTTGATGGTCTTTACATATTAGCAAGCAATAGCGGAAAGACAATCGTTTCTTATCTGCCAGAGGAAGGAAGTACAAAGACTTTTGACTTAGATGTTCTGCAAAAGAATAATCCAAGCATTGATTTCACAGGAGAACCTAAGGGAATTGATTATGCGTTAGCACGTGATAACAAGACTCCACTCTTGTTTGTTGCCGTGGGAAGTCCAAGTACTATCTATGAGTTCGACGGTAATCTGATGAATATGCGCTTCACTACTAATAGTACAGGTGATGTTACATATCTTAGAAAGAGTGCCTTGACATATCCTAAGTCAATGCTGACAATGGTAAATCATGTGCCAAACCGATTGACACTCTCAGAGACAACACCCTTCAACTTAGGTAATTCTATAAAGGATGCTTTAGGTTCTGACATATCTTTAGCTGATGCTGCAACAGCTTGGAAGCAACAAGATCTACGTTATGTACAAGGCTACGTAATGTTTGACAATGCTGAAGGACGATTGGTAGCACAAAAGGTACAGGCTACAGGTAAGGTACCTGTTGAGTTATTGAAAGGTAAGTTTACGGGTGAAACACTTGTTGGTATGGGACCTGTTGATAACGAGCGTAACATCGTACTGCTCACATGGAATGCTACTTCATCAAAGTTTAAGTGTTATTATATCTTCCCAGGCTTCTATCCTTCTACAGCTACAAAGGTTGAGGCTGCTGTTGTAAAAGATGAGGCTGTTGTACCAGCTACTGCGGGTTTGACTACACAATCAGTTGTACGCGTATCTGCAGAGAAGAACTTAGTTTACTATTCTGCTGGTAATAAGCTGTATGCTTACAATGTGTTGTCCGGTGGTAATTTCCCACAAAGCGCATTAACAAGCTTTGGAGATGCTGGTGAGACTATCGCTGATATGCTCATCTTAGAAGGAAGCAATAAGCTTTATGTAGCTACAAATGCAGCTTCAGGTCAGCTTGTGGGAAGCATTTACTGTTTTGATATGAACGAGAATAAATTGCTTTGGGCGAAAAAGAATATTACTGGACGTATCAAGAGCATTACATACAGACAATAA
- a CDS encoding DUF4843 domain-containing protein, translating into MKKTIRNILLVCAGVTMFAACSNVDFDGEHSSDGMFEPTNQVSFYYAQPGDTVVNYSFGVKPVDTLTHVVYLPVQLVGNLSAEAQPFSVEVGKGTTAVAGKHYTLNADTLRFAPNAYRTYVPVTLIRANLSEDKDDSIRLVLNLVGKDKLGTRLTKNNTVKITFNNVLSKPDFWEVMESYWGLGAFTKNKYRKLLAYYDSNEATIRDIIEGSDVTAQGYLYQHVQEVIAYFAAHPDEL; encoded by the coding sequence ATGAAAAAAACAATAAGAAATATACTACTTGTTTGCGCTGGTGTAACCATGTTTGCAGCATGCAGCAACGTCGACTTTGATGGTGAACATAGTTCTGACGGCATGTTTGAACCAACAAATCAAGTTAGCTTCTATTATGCACAACCAGGTGATACCGTTGTGAATTACTCATTCGGAGTAAAGCCTGTTGATACACTTACACACGTGGTTTATCTCCCCGTGCAACTTGTAGGTAATCTTTCTGCTGAGGCGCAACCCTTCAGTGTAGAAGTAGGTAAGGGTACAACAGCTGTTGCAGGGAAGCATTACACACTTAATGCTGACACCTTGCGTTTCGCTCCTAATGCTTATCGTACCTATGTTCCTGTAACGTTGATACGTGCTAACTTGTCAGAAGATAAGGACGATTCAATACGATTGGTATTGAACTTAGTAGGGAAGGATAAGTTGGGAACAAGACTTACCAAGAACAATACGGTTAAAATAACCTTTAACAACGTACTCTCTAAGCCTGATTTCTGGGAAGTGATGGAGAGTTATTGGGGTTTAGGAGCCTTTACCAAAAACAAGTATCGTAAGTTACTTGCTTATTATGACAGTAATGAGGCTACTATCAGAGATATCATAGAAGGCTCTGATGTAACGGCACAAGGCTATCTTTATCAGCATGTGCAGGAGGTAATTGCTTACTTTGCAGCGCATCCAGATGAGTTGTAA
- a CDS encoding zinc-dependent metalloprotease, which yields MKTNSIMATLRTIGIGLLLLCVNVRAFADDKKGDEDKKAKKETKYDKLFKDKKKETASSKFITVHKSDGKLYLEVPVKYLHKEMLLGGGISSTTDPTYLTIGTKSFTPLHFFFEVQDSSLVMKTPNSVVYSDGSASTEMQEALKISYRDPVLMGFKIAAYNNDSSAIVIDATDLLARPNTMLPIIPKKSGDLALSASPKSEMSYVRTIKSFDRNITINVDFNYLLTASLMSLPVASEIPTTVGVTYSLALLPDSKMRQRVTDSRVGIASVSKLTFDNNIAKSKQTFIAQRWNLVPQNLKAYEQGKLSKPVKPICFYIDDAFPVEWKNAIKQGVELWNKAFEQAGYQKAIEALDFPKNDRNFDADDIAYSCIRYVPSTAEKVTSSFLANPQTGEIINASVFVPANVGDQIYRWLFLGSAASDATMRTSHLPQDKFNQGLKYMVACEVGRSLGLLDNIGASYSYPVDSLRNSTFTHTNNLAASIMANTPFNYVAQPSDKGVVYMPESVGQYDKHAIEWAYRYFDPSKTSLSAETDVLEKMVDKRVQNPRYRFFRTSSLIWDPRVQEGALGNDAIKASEYGLRNMQIVENNLYNWVKDDDDSRIKEKLYLAISQQRYAFFKRVLSNVGGIFLNDMKVSSGVPRYEVVPKTRQRQAMLWCLNQAKHFKQYANPSFERKGFMAISYYDQLLEFIGYDLFGVRTRLAVASHLSSQSYSQKEYFDDLFSSLFQSAQLCKAPSQEERVLQRAYLTYSRAVIDKANKQGGNGPAALQSTSANGNQTSSTAYGNPTASLAPTVDAALLDGSAIYFYTSLLKLKPMLEKCVKANLSSDAHSHYSMLLFKVNKALEDGQ from the coding sequence ATGAAAACAAACAGTATAATGGCAACACTGCGCACAATAGGAATAGGCTTATTACTATTGTGCGTTAATGTTAGGGCTTTTGCCGATGATAAAAAAGGCGACGAAGACAAAAAAGCTAAGAAGGAAACAAAATACGATAAACTATTTAAGGACAAGAAGAAGGAAACTGCAAGTAGTAAGTTTATCACTGTACATAAGAGTGATGGGAAACTCTACTTGGAGGTTCCTGTCAAATACTTGCATAAAGAGATGTTGTTGGGTGGTGGTATCTCCTCAACAACAGACCCAACCTATCTGACCATTGGTACAAAGAGCTTCACTCCTTTGCATTTCTTCTTTGAAGTTCAAGACAGTAGCTTGGTTATGAAGACACCTAACAGTGTGGTTTATTCAGACGGTAGTGCAAGCACTGAGATGCAAGAAGCCTTGAAGATTAGCTATCGTGACCCAGTCTTGATGGGATTTAAGATTGCTGCTTACAACAATGATAGTTCGGCTATTGTGATAGATGCAACAGATCTCTTGGCACGTCCTAATACTATGTTACCTATTATTCCAAAGAAGTCGGGTGATTTAGCATTGTCAGCTTCGCCTAAGAGCGAAATGTCTTACGTTAGAACGATTAAGAGTTTCGATCGTAATATTACGATAAACGTTGATTTCAACTATCTACTCACAGCCTCACTCATGTCTTTACCAGTTGCCAGTGAGATTCCAACAACCGTAGGTGTTACCTATAGTTTAGCGTTATTACCAGATAGTAAGATGCGCCAGCGCGTAACAGATTCGCGTGTTGGTATTGCATCTGTATCTAAACTCACCTTCGATAATAACATAGCGAAAAGCAAGCAAACATTCATAGCACAACGTTGGAACCTCGTTCCACAGAATCTTAAGGCTTACGAACAAGGTAAGTTGTCAAAGCCTGTTAAGCCTATATGCTTTTATATTGATGATGCCTTCCCTGTTGAATGGAAGAATGCGATAAAGCAAGGAGTAGAACTTTGGAATAAGGCCTTCGAACAAGCGGGCTATCAAAAGGCTATTGAAGCCTTAGACTTCCCAAAGAATGACCGTAACTTCGATGCAGACGACATTGCCTATTCTTGTATTCGATATGTACCAAGTACAGCTGAAAAGGTTACATCTTCTTTCTTGGCGAACCCACAAACAGGAGAAATCATCAATGCGTCTGTGTTTGTTCCAGCCAATGTCGGTGATCAGATTTACCGTTGGTTATTCTTAGGTTCAGCAGCATCAGATGCCACAATGCGTACCTCTCATCTGCCACAAGACAAGTTCAATCAAGGATTGAAGTACATGGTAGCATGCGAAGTAGGGCGAAGCCTTGGTTTGCTTGATAATATAGGGGCTTCATATTCCTATCCTGTTGACTCTCTTCGTAATAGCACATTCACACATACCAACAATCTTGCTGCATCAATAATGGCTAATACACCTTTTAATTATGTTGCTCAGCCAAGTGATAAGGGTGTTGTTTATATGCCAGAGAGTGTTGGACAGTATGACAAGCATGCTATCGAATGGGCTTATCGTTATTTCGACCCATCAAAGACAAGTTTAAGTGCTGAGACCGATGTGCTTGAGAAGATGGTTGATAAGCGTGTACAGAATCCTCGTTATCGTTTCTTCCGAACTTCTTCATTGATTTGGGACCCACGTGTACAAGAAGGTGCATTAGGCAACGATGCGATTAAGGCAAGTGAATATGGATTGCGTAATATGCAAATCGTTGAGAACAACCTTTATAACTGGGTGAAAGACGATGATGATAGTCGCATCAAAGAGAAGTTATATCTGGCAATCTCTCAGCAGAGATATGCTTTCTTCAAACGTGTGTTGAGCAATGTTGGTGGTATCTTCTTAAACGATATGAAAGTGTCATCGGGTGTTCCTCGCTATGAGGTAGTACCTAAAACACGTCAGCGACAGGCGATGTTGTGGTGCTTAAATCAGGCAAAGCATTTTAAGCAATATGCTAACCCAAGTTTTGAGCGTAAGGGATTCATGGCTATAAGCTATTACGACCAGCTCTTAGAGTTTATTGGATATGATCTCTTTGGTGTTCGTACACGCTTGGCAGTAGCATCACACCTTTCATCACAGAGTTACAGTCAGAAAGAATATTTCGACGACCTTTTCTCTTCACTCTTCCAAAGTGCACAATTGTGTAAGGCTCCATCTCAGGAGGAGCGTGTGCTACAACGTGCTTATCTAACGTATTCACGTGCCGTTATCGACAAGGCTAACAAGCAGGGCGGTAATGGTCCAGCAGCACTTCAGTCTACATCGGCTAACGGCAATCAGACGAGTAGCACTGCCTATGGTAACCCTACTGCCTCACTCGCACCAACAGTTGATGCTGCTTTGTTAGACGGCTCAGCTATTTATTTCTACACTTCACTGTTGAAGCTAAAGCCAATGTTAGAGAAGTGTGTCAAAGCGAACCTCTCATCTGATGCGCACTCACATTATTCTATGTTGCTCTTTAAGGTGAACAAAGCTTTGGAGGATGGTCAATGA